Genomic window (Culex pipiens pallens isolate TS chromosome 3, TS_CPP_V2, whole genome shotgun sequence):
aaagaaaaataatattcaaaacttatttGACGTCTAAATCCGGACCAGAGTTCAACCATTTTGGCGCCAAAACAAGAAAATCTCCCAAAGACAATCCTACCTTCTCCCAATTCTCTTCCCACGTTTACCTAAGTAAAATTTGGTGTAATCCTCCGTGGCAATAAAACTATGGCTCCCATCCCAAGGCTCAGCAGCAAAGATTCTATCGCAggcaataacaatttttattttagcacCCTCGACTGCATTTCAGTCGATACGACTTGTGTTGATTTAATTCAGCTTTAAGCAGCAGCATTTCTCTGGAAATTTCCCACTTGCATCGAGCGAAAGCCTCAATTAATAACCATTtagtaatttaaataaatttcaacctGTCAGAAGCGAGCGAGAGATAATCGTTCGCATTTCCTTTCCCGAGGTCTCCCGAGAATGCAAGGTAGCGAAGCGATTCTTCAAGAGTCTCCGGACACTTTTCGGGCTTCACGCAGCCCCCTGTTTTTTTCTTCACGGGGTCTTCGGAGGTAACAGGTACCTCGGGTGAAAGCAGATTGCATGCATCTGGTGCTGTAATTTGTTGTGTTGTTCTTTCTTCACCGTCTAGACAATGGTTTTCGGGcgaagaaatttttggagatGTGATCCATCTTTTCGTCCTCTTTTTTTGGGCGTTGTTTTCGGAGGTCCTAAACAAATCGCAGGATCCGCTTTTATGGCGGCCGTAAACGAACCTGTTGCTGTCTAAGGCAAACAATGCAGGACGATGAGTTTTACGACAGCTCTAAAGAAATGTTTACTTTTAATTCCACAAATAAAGACGGGTAGGATTCTGCAAAATCCTAACAATTGTTTGAGAAGAGAGTTCGAGCCGACAGAAGGCATGGCAAATTCGTTCGTTTAAGTGCAATCAATTTTCATTGGATCGGCCAACCTCCAGCGCGATCACCAAACGACGATTAAATAGCAGTGAAATTATGTCACATCAACCGAcatcgagcaaaaaaaaaaaaacataatttaattgATACAATTAACGGCCCAAGCGACTTAGTGCCAGCTGACACTCCGCTTCGCGCCAGATATCACCAAAACGGGGCTAGACGCGATGACCACGATAACTTGAAATTGTTTGTAGTTATCGTGTCATGTTCTGCTCACGCAGATGTCCCGGCTCAGAATTTAATTGATGAAAAGTTGGTCGGTTTCACCCATTGTGGTTGAATCGATCAATCTAAGCTGAAAAATTGCTGGTCAAACTTAACCGGGAACTTTTCAGTGTATCAACTAACTCCCCATTTTCTAAATCCAAGTGACCACCCTGTTTTTTCCCATCGCACTGAAATTGCAATTCCGCGCGGTTTCCGAACTCACTCAATTAGTCCACGATCAACAATACACCAGATCGTGGACACGGAGAGCAGAGAACCCGCAAGAAAGTAGCCTCAGATTAGTTGGCCATTGATCGTGCAGCACAGTTTGAGAGAGAAAGAGTCATCGACCTATAGCCAGTCTGTATAGCTGATGATCATGGCTAGCCGCGCGCGATTGGACACGGCGGGGCTTTGTCCGACCAACCAACGGTAGAACCGCTCGATAGACCCTTGATGCTGATGCATCGCAGCAGGCCATCTTCGGCTGGGACAAAAACTAATCGATTCTTCTTCAGCGCGCCAAGCCTACTTTGTCCGGGGATCATATAGGaatgcccagaaaaaatgcctACTTGGATGCGGCATTCCCGTTATCACCTGGGTTAGGACCCGGGcgagaaaaatattatttattgcgCCCTTCAGCTGGGATTTGGGGACCGAACCGTAATTAATAACTCGCCAGGGTCCGGCACTCCTACGCAGGTTGGTGAACTCTGGTCACGTGTCACACGATCATCTCGATTTCCAAATCGTTCCGGGTAGTACGGTAGTACGGTAGTGTTTACAGTTCGGTTCCTGGAAGGCTACGGCTATACGCGTTTGAAATCAAAACACGCGGGATCGTTTCTTGGTACAGGCAACGATCGCGACCGTTTCGGAACCGGTTTTCCCACCGATGGCGGTCACGACTTTGGACGGCTTGGCGTTGTTGTTACTTTTATCGAGAGGAAAGTGTACGTTTAGTTTTCCTTGTTAGCACACAGTTGCAGCACAGAGATGCAGTTTCCTTAATTTCCGACAAGCGCGATtaaaacaaatctagagtttattTTGTTAAACGTCCTTAACTTTGGAATTTCCAACATCTAttagacattttgaaaaaaaaaaaacgctagaaATGTTTTAATTTCCATGAAGTTTAGGgttttgcttcaaatatttgttattggatggcaaaatttaaaaaattgaaaaaagtaccATAActcctcaaaatttaaattccttCGCATTGGTACAAAAGCATTTCTTAGCTTAAAAACAGATTTGtccttttttatgaaaatgtccatgcattctcTATGCTGAAGAATGCAATTTGGCATTTGGAATTTGGCAATATCAGTTTATCATAACAATTTGGGAGTTGGTAAAAATAGGCTTTAGAAATATATGATAATATGTATCATAAGAAGAGATTTTGTGAtctaattaaacttaaaaataattatgttgtaatgtaaaaaaaacatctcttttGAGCGACCTAAAGATGATGCAATAAATATCTGTCaacgaattatttttttgttttgtttaaactttaattgcaatcgaaaataacTGTGCAATATTttggttttgtattttttctctgagatttcggccaTCTTGATAtggcgtcttcggcaaatttgtagcTATGAATGGTGACTACACCAAAAAACAGGTTACAACGGAAAgaaattctgatttttaaaatcactttttatcattgaaacttgatttacaaaaaaacacgttttttttatttgttttaggggacataaaatgcgtttttgtcagaaaatttcagaatgggcgataaatcttttttttacatgtAACTTTAAAAAGCCGCAGTTTCTCAATTCCCtgcatttttcttctttgaaattcgttgaaacggCTTTTGGCTGCTGAGGATCATGCAAAGAATGTAACATCTTCaactttaaaaatgaaacatttgtgaaattatgTGATATCttcgaacaaaatatttttatttggaattaggattaactttttaaatattaaatatttagcccttttgaaatgttagtcttgttttcaaaatattttgaccttttttaaaatttcttaaagataccatatttttaaaaaattataaattggtaaattttttaaagctttttctgGAATTGTATGTCCCCTAgcacatcaaaaaaataatggaaattgtGTTTTATGGAAATTATTGTTTAGTTACAACAAGTGATTTGAAAAACCACCACATTTTTTAtcccgtgtataatttttttctgtgttgtccTCATCCAAATTtctcatatcatttttgtatggacagcagccatgtcctctaaaacatatcaaaaaataaaaaaaataaaaatagtgttttttgcaaatcaagtttacgtgacaaaaagttaatttaaaaatcaccatttttttaccgtgtatcatttttttcagtgatagTCCATATccacacctacaactttacccaagacaccaaatcgatcaaaaaattccttcaaaagatacagatttttgaatttgcacatatcatttttgtatggacatctgccaaatttgtatggaaaattatatggacaaactaatgatacaaaatggcttctttggccataccgaaggcaccaaaaaagtttcagccggattaaaaaatacaaaaattaaaattaaagaaaaaagaccgattccgtagagaactgctcatgtttagaACATGCTAGGCCAGATTTGAAAATTGCCTTAGCTTTTAGAAAATATATTCGTCAGGGTTGTTTTTCTTTCACTTCCCATTTTTTAAGTAGGGAcatatttgaaaattgtcattcaaataaaaaagacaaatcaattaaaaattagcTTTGGAAACAAAAATGTTCTGGCAAATTTCTTTCCGAagactcatttttttaataattttaatcggATAAAGATGAGATTGTACCTTGGATTATAAGGTTTGTTTTTAGTAGAGCTCAGCAACAACTTCAGTTTTATTGCATTGAATGAAACTTAACTCAATTATATGATTTGAACAGATTTGGTATTGTGAGTCATggtaaaacatttgttttgtgtgGGTAAAGATAAGGTGGTTTATGCTTAACTTCAAATTGGGAAATAATAAAGATTAATTCTCAAGattgacgtttttgaaaaagaaaaaaaaacaaaacaaatattttcacatAAAAACCTTTTCGTTGCTTCGCttcaacctattttttcaaaacaaaattagagaattaaaaaaaatctcactctgaaaaacattaaacaagctTATTTTCAGCTAAAGAATTTGGTTCTATTTCCATCACATTAGCCGACTCACACtgaataaacaaattttaaagaatattatAATTATTTCATGAATTTAAATTAAGCAATATTATATAATACTACTTGGTTACAGATGGAATCGCTTTTCAAAAGCAACCATCGAACGTTAATTAAATAACTGATGAGCTAAAACTGTTAGTTTGTTTTAAGGAAAAGTGAGTCATTCGTGATTTTACGCATATCATCCCATCTGTATCACATATTTTCCATATGAAAGCCGAAAAATGCTTGACAtcttttatcgtttttttttttctatcaacaCTACGATTTTAGGACGGACTTGATTCGAGAGGCAGCTTATTCTTTTCCCCCTGTTCAAATGCTTATAAATATCTTAGTTCATGATTCAAAGAATATAAATTTGAcctcaaattttaaagtttattggAATGTAAACTGGCATTGCCGTTATACAATTCAAACAGAAATGATTCATTCAACACATGCAGTCAGAAGCAACATGTTTAATTGATAATTTATATTGTTTACGACCGTGCTCAAAACGTGTCAATCCTACAAAGCTCTCAAACATATCTCCCTTCATATTCGTCATGCTGAAGTGCATCATATACACATTTTACAACGGACTCAAGTGATGTGATCCACTGGCAATTACTCCACGTTCTACACGAGAAACGCACACACTCCCAAACGCCAAGACATGAATCATCGCGCACTCCACACCACCTTAATCGCCATGGAGTTGATGGAGCTCTCTTTTGTTCTTCTTCGCTACCTGCGAACGAAGCCCCTTTCTCCCTTCCCGGAGTCCCGCGGCATAGTCTCACGTCGTCGTTGAACGGGTGGAACCCCTGGTTTTGTACTGACCTGTTGGCAAGATAGCGTTGTTCTCGCGACGCCAGGTAATCTGCGGCGGCGGATAGCCCGAGGCGTAGCATTCCATCATGACGGCCTCGCCCTCGGACGCGACCAGCGACTGGGTCGAGTTGTCGGAGATGATCGGCGGACGGCGCACCTGCAGCTCCACGTCGGCCGTGATCTTGTTGGTCACCGACAGGACCACTTGGCACTGGTAGATGCCGGCGTCCGTCTCCTGGATGTCCTTGATCTGCAGGATGTAGCTGGACGAGGACGGGTCGAACCGGAGCGCGAACCGGGAATCTTTCAGTACCAGCGCACTTCCGGTCGACAGGAAGACCACGTCCGACCGATCGCGACCCGTCTTGATCCAGTGGACCGAGTATTCCTTGGCGTACTGCACGGAACATTCCATCTCCACCGTTCCGCCGATATCTTTGATCTGTTCCTGGGTGATGTACGAAATCGAGGGCGTTCGCTGGGCCATGACCACTAGTGGCCACAGGACTCCCACGAGCACCAGCAGCTCGACCCTTAAACTGTTCATCCCGCGGGGGCAAAATTCACTTCCAAAACGCAcgaaaaacgcttatttaaCAGGTCGCGCGGCCCCAAACTGGAATACCACACCCTGCGGAGGTCTCCAAACGCACACTGTTTCACACACAGGTAACCTCGTTGGCGCGCGAGGGGGGGAACTTTAACACGCGAGCTGTAACCGACCGAAGAGAGAGACGTCCGCACTACTCGACGTTCCAACTGCTAATGATTTGAACTAACCAACACTGCGTCGTTCGaactggtcgtcgtcgtcgttgtggaTGTGGGCACTTGAGGCGTATATCGGGAACTTCAATGAGTGGATGAATGAATGTATGGTGGTAGAGTTTGTTTGTAGCTTGGGTTAGGGTGATTCtagaaattattaattttgaaattttgattttttttttctaaagacaATACAATATACTGAAAACATCGAACCGCTTGAAAATGTACAGTACAAACCGAAGTCgttgcaaaatttcacttcagaaaATTGCATCACTCAAAACGATTTTATTATCTTACAAATAACATTCACTTTGTGTCCAGCGACTCcattttaaccaaatttgagTACATGATTGCAtgttacattaaaaaatgcattttcttgatatttcaattcaattcaattcaattcggttttatttgtgaataatcaagttacaatgagttcatttaggtgcacaacagagttttggtgttcctttcagctgtgtttaaatcgttattcaatcgaaaaattattacttataactatggaatagacaagagtaagaaaaagttttcaaaaaacttcttgATATTTCATAACCGCCATAATGACATAACAAGACTTTATCATCTCGGTACGGGAAAAATGTGTCTTTAAAGTCCTTTGGATATTCACACCTTCGAGAATCCCTACCTGACACACGCTTGATCGCCACCTTTACCTTCGGAGGGCCAATACGCACCTCCCAAGACAAGGGGTCAATAaatggctttacgaacagcagaacaaagaagaGAGAACGATtccttggggcttttcttcaccccatttgaaatttttcttgaccggttccttccaaAGTGCATATACCGCTTGAAAGGTTAGCTGATCACCATTTTCTGACGGAATACAAAAATTCATTCATTCTTAAAactaggatttttttaaactaattattGCAAGAAAAGGTTTATTTACTGTTAATACCGTcattaggggtgacattgggtctggggggcgagattgggtcatacaaatttcagcatttttgtagagcaaatgtcacccctgatgatttgtaatttttggttATTGTTTtgaacttaggccgttgcaaatattatttgaagtttatgtgcCTCGACTCTGGCTAAAGTTGAGAGGGcgggcaaacaaataaaaaaatataaaaattgaaatgacaagccatggtttaaacatttgaaaatataaaaattgaaattacaaggcatggtttaaacatttgaatgaaaaaggggttttaaaatgcattttactcttgcccagatgttttgcaatctttagttttcaaaatatcaaagtattggagaaatattttttttgtcgaaaaaaaaaaactttttgcagtacagttcagactagattatccgaaggccttggcaatatttcacttcggataatcgaatcacaaaaaacaatatttttatttgttccgtttttgatttttgagctctAGTAAACtattctaaagtgatttagaatttttaattccaagatcattttttgttcatgattcgattaaccgaagtcccatacaaaccttcggataatcgaacttcagataatcgaggcttcggataatcgagtctggactgtactgtacaacggaatttcaccaaaaaaaaaaatattgttgatcgatctcaaatatgctaaatatgattttaaacgcagtaaaatgcatttaaattcattagacttctttttccattaaaattttgaagttttttgaaaaaaatatctgccccctgattttttggaccgattttgaagggagggggggggcggggggtgacataaacttcaaacaatatttgcaacggccttattgaattaaaacatatttgttcaACACATTTTTGTGTAATTAAATTGAccaaaaaaagtataattttcgcTTGAAGGTCAAATTTGGCCCGGAGCCATGCTCTGCATAAGAAAGATTGTTCTTAGATATcgacaattatttaaaaaaaaaaacatatttttctgtcATATCTGTTTCTATCAAAAGATTTGAAAGTTAACTTTtgatattattaattttatcaGTTTTACAATcgtgaagtttatgtccctcgactcagaCTAAAGGTgggggataaaaaaaaatgttaaaaaatgaaattacagctcatggtttcaacatttgaatgaaaaaagtgttttaaaatgtattatacacctcccacctgtccagttgttttgcaatcataactttccgaaatttgattgttatttcataaaagttcaaaatatgtttaaacaagcccaaacaagctaaatagcattttagattgttttgagttgattagacttctatttccattgaaattttgcagttttatgataaaaatttggcccctgatttttttgaaccaattttgaaggcgGGGGGTGAGGGGTGCgacataagctttgaaaaatatttgcaacggcctaacagaaattaaataaatcataaatattcAACAAACTTTTAGCACAACATGAATCACTCTAATGTATCATCCACCAATACACTAACACACGTTTGCGCTCGTTCATTCAACACAACGATATCATCTGCACACCATTCTGGTGCAGTATaaatgaaacatgaaaaaaaatgagaaatgaaaTCATTGATACAGGCAGGTACCAATTTCCATAGAGGTTGAGCTGAAGCATAACAAACAGAGAGCCGTCAATGGAGCTTTGTGTCTGTATGTGAGAGCTTTCTCATCAAAAATGTAATGTGTTTGTGATATTAGACGGGATAAACTGTGGTATTTTGCGTTTTTGAACTTAAGTTTAAAATATAGGAATGATGAGTCGTTGACTGGAAGAATACTGTTTTAACAAAATGACTATCGTCAGTAGGgttgactatgggtcaaaaaacgatacacctctcgtaatttcttaataacaaaaacaatttaaataacatcgaaaatctttcaacgtagatttgttcttagatagtttactaacatatttccaaaatatggtggattttgatgaacactaccttaaatgccaatagtttgaaaattgacccaatctcaccccttattgggtcaaatgaaactaaaatgatgctcaaatacaacgatatggtaaaaacaagtcatccaacagtgtttcttgttcgagggaatcgaattgacacgctacaatgtttgaagtggagattttcaaatatttgggtagttttcgagcatttctaacaaaaatattagaaaaatgatttttcgagaggtcatttttggccaaaaacgtacccaactttagacatctgccaaaataacaggatttgttctaggaacgagaatTTTTTAGCGAAGTCTTCTtatgatgtcccctacacaactctttaaacagaatttagtttcattgagaagaatctgagaaattgtataatccgtaaaaaatcactttgacccaatctcaccccccagacccaatgttacccccactgacggtattgaaaaaataatcaaaacttaaaaaaactattttaaaattcagtgcAACCTTCGACACTTATTTGTTTTAAAGGACAAAAGAATGAAGTATTTGGAaagatttttacttttttaacttgtaaattaataaagaatccaaaaagaatcaataaaaaaaggtttttttttcaagcggagctgttgtttttttttaaaaagtatatcaatGTTAGGTTAATTTTAGATTTGTAATCATCTTTTATTGATATTTATCATTTAACatcatacatatttttttttaaataattgctgCTTCTCCtttgaaattacataaaaattacGCAAAAGTGCCAATGGAGACGCACGATTTGCCAACATTACATCAAAATTGGCAACTTCGCCAAACTTTTCCTCAtttaatagagttatctacgcgcgcatgtattgcgtgtacgagcatgtacacgcaatacatgcgcgcgtagataactctatttcgACGCCATGAAAGCATAAAAACAGTGAGGGCCTCCTCAGCCGGCCCACCACGTTGGGCGCATTAGCGCCTCTATGTTTGAGATTACCGTAACTAGTTGCAATAAATCTGACGtttgaaatcaaaacaaagctGCACATTATTCGAACGCCTTCAAGTGCATGTTATTTGCCGTTCCTATCAGTAAATGAAGCGCTTAAGTCGCTGTATTGTATACTAGCTAGCTTAGTCATCGCTCGTCGAAACGGGAGGCCCAGGTGTATTCGTGGTGTTTTCCCTTAGTGTTATTAAGATCTTTGTGACCAACGGGACAATAATGCAAGTGCCCCAATTGACAACAAATTGAAAACATCACATCAAGGTCAGATTTTGGCGGAATTCCCTTTCCAAGAATTTTGGCAAAATGTCCCTCAAGCAGCAACTGGTTCGCGACTCCGACGACGCGGACAGCGATAATGAAAACGGCAGTACAGGGGTAGGTTTTTGAGGAAAATATTCGATGGTCTGGATTACTCATTGGAACCTTTCTTTTTCCAGCTGGAATATTCCGTTCGCATGCCTGCGGATGATGAGGAACAAGAGCGACAGGAGAATGGCCCGACATTTACCATCCGGCAGCGAAAGAAAAAGGGACAGTCTCCGTATGAGGTAAGTTCCATATTGCAAGTTCGCATTAAATTGCAAAGCCCAGATTACAAAGTAAGCGTAGAATGCCTACTTCCGATCGATTGCATCTTCGTCGGAAGATGCTTACACGCGGTTCATCAACCGAACCAGATTGAGCAAATACCAGAACAACGGGAGCAAAGAAATGCTAAACAAAGTCGCGACGAAACGGCTTATCTCAAAGTTGAGTGTGTCGAAAGAAATCGACCATGCGCGTCGATTTACACGCCCTTAGTCAGACAGTAAACAACAGCTGGAACTGTGAATACAGTTTATGTTGcatattttgaagcattttgaaTTCCGCTAAATTGGAAATTgtgggttgattttttttcagtgttgttttttggtttttgttaaaatcgtgcGTCTCCATCGAATGTGTCTTTCAAATATAAAGCAGTGGAGACGCATGGCATTTCAAGATCAAACATGGTAAAATATTCAAcagccatgcgtctccattgaaACACGATTTCCAAGAATACAATTTTATTGACAATATAAAGAAGAGGGGTTCTAGTAACTCCTCGATATCGCTCACACAGAAGGTACTTTCCCTTCGACTGATATTAGCAGAGATAACGTACCTATAACTCAACAAGAGGCAAACATGACTCACATTCCATGCAATTGCAACTCCATCACAGAGTTAGAACTAGTCAATGCAGCTGAAACGATGTATTCCCAGCTTCGTCCTACTCGAACGAAATCCGTTGATGTCGTTGAGGTTGACCTACCTGAATTAAGCGCGTAGCCTGAACTAATTCATCCGTTTCAACTTG
Coding sequences:
- the LOC120424190 gene encoding lachesin produces the protein MNSLRVELLVLVGVLWPLVVMAQRTPSISYITQEQIKDIGGTVEMECSVQYAKEYSVHWIKTGRDRSDVVFLSTGSALVLKDSRFALRFDPSSSSYILQIKDIQETDAGIYQCQVVLSVTNKITADVELQVRRPPIISDNSTQSLVASEGEAVMMECYASGYPPPQITWRRENNAILPTGGAIYTGNVMKINSVRKEDRGTYYCVADNGVSKGDRRNINLEVEFSPVITVPRPRLGQALQYDMDLECHVEAYPSPAIVWIKDGVYLSNNQHYSISLFATADEFTDSTLRVITVEKRQYGEYICQATNKLGQNEAKVELYESVIPVCPPACTTYYGGDAGAISVSTFLLLVTALAALY